The Sphingobacterium bambusae genome includes a window with the following:
- the ftsZ gene encoding cell division protein FtsZ: MSIQFEMLKEQSSIIKVIGVGGGGGNAVNHMYKQGISGVDFIVCNTDAQALELSPIPNKVQLGASLTEGMGAGADPDVGENSAIESIEDIKRMLGTNTKMLFITAGMGGGTGTGASPVLAKAAKELGILTVAIITTPFTFEGKRRRSQAEEGLEELRKYVDSYLVISNDRLREIFGNLTMTAAFAKADDILTTAAKGIAEIITIPGYVNVDFKDVRTVMNDSGVAIMGNAIATGENRAIEAVTGALASPLLKDNEIEGARYILLNITSGRKEVTMDEVAIVTDYIQEKAGLSADLIWGNCIDENFEDELSVTIIATGFQTAEERVKEKEKEKIALPLTPEPVANQFVKPVVQNQFVAKQEPATTQQTYIKPVQNSIAVEPTSMSAQPQVDLFTSPKPIHSSILKNEEPQVIRHTLSFDEPEQEEEVPVQNNGGFELKTSPSMFEFKLPSVFDAYSGANEKDAEPEVTPVVRNTFSEAPAVPTEPKEIDFEDQLMKTKERILRLKELSMKLKSSNGLQELENEPAYKRRQKSLEDVPHSSQSQVSRFTLSFDDGETEIRPNNSFLHDNVD, encoded by the coding sequence ATGTCGATACAATTTGAAATGTTAAAGGAACAATCATCGATAATCAAGGTTATTGGTGTTGGTGGTGGCGGAGGCAATGCCGTTAACCACATGTACAAGCAGGGGATTAGTGGTGTAGATTTCATCGTTTGTAATACGGATGCGCAGGCGTTGGAGTTGAGTCCTATTCCGAATAAGGTACAGTTGGGAGCGAGTTTGACAGAAGGTATGGGTGCCGGTGCTGATCCAGATGTAGGCGAGAATTCGGCTATTGAAAGTATTGAAGACATCAAGCGTATGTTGGGAACCAACACGAAGATGCTTTTCATTACAGCAGGAATGGGCGGTGGAACAGGTACTGGTGCAAGTCCGGTGTTGGCTAAAGCAGCAAAGGAGCTTGGTATACTTACTGTCGCGATCATCACTACTCCATTTACGTTCGAAGGTAAACGACGCCGCTCTCAAGCTGAAGAAGGTTTGGAAGAGTTGCGCAAATATGTTGACTCCTATTTGGTTATTTCCAATGATCGCTTGCGTGAAATATTTGGTAATTTGACGATGACGGCAGCGTTTGCTAAAGCCGACGATATTTTAACGACAGCAGCGAAAGGTATTGCGGAAATTATCACGATCCCTGGATATGTCAACGTCGATTTCAAAGATGTACGTACCGTGATGAACGATAGTGGTGTAGCTATCATGGGTAATGCCATTGCTACGGGCGAAAATCGTGCTATTGAAGCGGTTACTGGTGCGTTGGCATCCCCATTATTGAAAGATAACGAAATCGAAGGAGCACGTTATATTCTATTAAATATCACCTCCGGTAGGAAGGAAGTAACGATGGATGAAGTTGCTATTGTAACAGATTACATCCAAGAGAAAGCTGGCCTATCCGCAGATTTGATTTGGGGTAATTGTATCGATGAAAATTTTGAAGACGAGCTGTCCGTAACCATCATTGCCACAGGTTTTCAGACAGCCGAAGAGCGCGTAAAAGAGAAAGAAAAAGAAAAAATAGCGTTACCCTTAACCCCTGAGCCTGTAGCGAATCAGTTTGTTAAGCCAGTGGTTCAAAATCAGTTTGTTGCAAAGCAAGAGCCAGCAACAACCCAACAAACATATATTAAGCCTGTGCAGAATTCCATCGCGGTTGAGCCAACAAGCATGTCTGCACAGCCACAGGTAGATCTGTTCACCTCGCCAAAGCCTATTCATTCTTCTATCTTGAAAAATGAAGAGCCACAGGTAATACGTCATACCTTGAGTTTTGATGAGCCTGAACAAGAAGAAGAAGTCCCGGTACAAAATAACGGCGGATTTGAATTGAAGACGTCGCCCTCGATGTTCGAATTTAAACTTCCTTCTGTTTTTGATGCTTACAGTGGTGCAAATGAGAAAGATGCAGAACCAGAGGTAACGCCTGTTGTAAGGAATACCTTTAGTGAGGCTCCTGCAGTTCCCACAGAGCCAAAAGAGATCGATTTTGAAGATCAATTGATGAAAACGAAAGAACGTATCTTGCGTTTGAAGGAATTGAGCATGAAATTGAAATCAAGCAATGGTCTGCAGGAATTGGAGAATGAGCCCGCTTATAAAAGACGGCAAAAATCTTTGGAAGACGTTCCACATTCCTCGCAATCGCAGGTTTCTCGTTTTACGTTGTCTTTTGATGATG
- a CDS encoding FtsW/RodA/SpoVE family cell cycle protein, translating to MDQIFSKLKGDKWIWIIVIVLSGWSLLAVYSSVGTLAYKEGKGTELYLFKHFSIIAIGIGLMYLSHKLDYRYYAGISKLLMIITIPLLLFTLIGGNKVNDASRWVTIPVINQTFQTSDLAKLALITFLARMLSRKQEDIKDVKKSFAPIMGAVCAVFVLIAWANLSTALMLFGTSILLLLIGRISFKQIAIVSLGVGLLGLIVISVGPRRATYFSRIEGFFKTEEATTGTVSFQEDKNYQANLAKMTIASGEFFGKGAGNSVGRNLLPHPYSDFIFAIIIEEYGTLGGAILLLLYMALMYRCIRIVTLSPRAFGAFLAAGLGFSLTIQALANMAVAVGLGPVTGVPLPLVSMGGTSILFTSVALGIILSVSRNIEELKDKEELYEVPKPKKVVVGTI from the coding sequence ATGGATCAGATTTTTAGTAAATTAAAAGGAGATAAATGGATATGGATCATTGTGATCGTATTGTCCGGTTGGTCGCTATTGGCTGTTTATAGCTCTGTAGGGACGCTCGCTTACAAGGAAGGTAAAGGTACTGAGCTCTATCTTTTTAAGCATTTCTCGATCATCGCCATTGGTATAGGCCTGATGTACTTGTCCCATAAACTGGATTATCGCTACTATGCTGGCATCTCGAAGTTGCTAATGATTATCACCATTCCGCTACTGCTGTTTACGTTGATAGGCGGAAATAAAGTGAACGATGCTAGCCGTTGGGTTACGATCCCGGTTATCAACCAGACATTTCAAACTTCGGATTTGGCCAAGCTTGCGCTTATCACGTTTTTGGCGCGGATGTTATCGCGTAAACAGGAGGATATTAAAGACGTAAAGAAGTCATTTGCGCCAATAATGGGGGCAGTTTGTGCGGTATTTGTGTTGATCGCTTGGGCTAACTTGTCGACAGCATTGATGCTTTTTGGAACGAGTATTCTATTGTTGCTGATCGGACGGATTTCTTTTAAGCAGATCGCTATCGTTTCGTTAGGCGTTGGTTTACTGGGTCTTATCGTTATTTCGGTCGGTCCTCGGCGTGCTACCTACTTTAGTCGTATTGAAGGATTTTTCAAGACAGAGGAGGCAACGACGGGAACCGTGTCGTTTCAAGAGGATAAAAATTACCAGGCGAATTTAGCAAAGATGACAATTGCGTCTGGCGAATTTTTTGGCAAAGGTGCAGGCAACAGTGTTGGACGTAATTTATTGCCACACCCTTACTCTGATTTTATTTTTGCCATCATCATCGAAGAATACGGTACCCTTGGTGGCGCAATATTGCTGCTGCTATATATGGCATTGATGTATCGCTGTATACGTATCGTGACGTTGAGTCCACGGGCATTCGGTGCTTTCTTGGCGGCGGGTTTAGGTTTTAGTTTGACGATCCAAGCGTTGGCAAACATGGCTGTTGCGGTTGGTTTAGGTCCTGTGACGGGGGTGCCTTTGCCACTGGTGAGTATGGGAGGTACGTCTATTTTGTTCACGAGCGTTGCTCTTGGGATTATCCTCAGCGTGAGCCGGAATATAGAAGAGTTAAAGGATAAAGAAGAGTTATATGAAGTTCCGAAGCCGAAGAAAGTGGTTGTAGGAACAATTTAA
- the murG gene encoding undecaprenyldiphospho-muramoylpentapeptide beta-N-acetylglucosaminyltransferase has protein sequence MAHKVIISGGGTGGHIFPAIAIANALKRLQPDVEILFVGANGRMEMERVPAAGYEIVGLDIQGIDRKSLVKNLGLPFKMLDSLLKARRLIKSFKADVAVGVGGYASGPLLMMANALGLPTLIQEQNSYAGVTNKRLGRKASKICVAYEGMDKFFPAQKILLTGNPIRRSSVQIEGREREGLASFGLQEGKKTLLVTGGSLGAKTLNDCVLAGLDSFVEQDIQVIWQCGSYYYEALKNTLVDRLPANVVLLPFLQRMDYAYAAADFVVSRAGAGTISELCAVGKPVILVPSPNVAEDHQTKNAKALVSKDAAILVSDISARTNLVDTIISLANDEAKCFELSEQISKLAMLDADETIAKEVLKLIR, from the coding sequence ATGGCACACAAAGTAATCATAAGCGGTGGTGGAACTGGAGGACATATCTTTCCGGCGATAGCGATTGCCAATGCCTTAAAACGGTTGCAACCCGATGTCGAGATCTTGTTCGTCGGTGCAAACGGTCGCATGGAGATGGAGCGCGTCCCTGCTGCTGGTTATGAGATTGTGGGCTTGGATATTCAAGGTATCGACCGTAAGTCCTTAGTGAAAAATCTGGGGTTGCCGTTTAAGATGCTGGATAGCCTGCTTAAAGCGAGACGCTTGATCAAGTCTTTCAAGGCTGATGTTGCAGTTGGTGTTGGCGGTTACGCTTCGGGGCCTTTGTTGATGATGGCAAATGCTTTAGGTCTGCCTACGCTGATTCAAGAGCAAAACTCGTACGCGGGCGTTACAAATAAGCGGCTGGGAAGAAAAGCGAGCAAGATTTGTGTGGCTTACGAGGGAATGGATAAGTTTTTTCCAGCGCAGAAGATCTTGCTAACAGGAAATCCCATTCGTCGATCCTCCGTGCAAATTGAAGGTCGGGAACGGGAGGGTTTGGCGTCCTTTGGCTTGCAAGAAGGGAAAAAGACGTTATTAGTCACCGGAGGCAGTTTAGGTGCCAAGACACTAAATGATTGTGTGCTTGCAGGTTTAGATAGTTTCGTTGAGCAGGACATTCAAGTTATTTGGCAATGTGGGAGCTATTACTATGAGGCGCTGAAAAATACGTTAGTCGATAGATTGCCTGCTAATGTGGTGTTGCTTCCATTCCTACAACGTATGGATTATGCCTACGCTGCTGCGGATTTTGTCGTTTCGCGCGCTGGAGCGGGGACGATATCTGAGTTGTGTGCTGTAGGTAAGCCGGTTATTTTGGTGCCTTCGCCCAACGTTGCGGAGGATCATCAAACAAAGAATGCAAAGGCCTTGGTCAGTAAAGATGCGGCTATACTGGTGTCTGACATCAGCGCGCGAACAAATTTGGTCGATACCATTATTTCTTTGGCGAACGACGAGGCAAAGTGTTTTGAGCTAAGCGAGCAAATTAGCAAGCTAGCTATGTTGGATGCTGATGAAACAATAGCAAAAGAAGTGTTAAAATTAATTAGATAA
- a CDS encoding cell division protein FtsQ/DivIB, whose protein sequence is MLNTLRNIPWRLIGYACLVVVALVGVGMLMSLVKKKDNAQVCTAMRVMVEGKEAFIDQHDISDLVKAKFGSVVGKTLLQIPIEEIEQALMQLPYVSAAEIYVDMDGVLQISVQQREVVLRIVNRAGNEYYIDTKGAKVPVTLRYVPHVLVANGNIKEGYKKALDTIETKLVKDLVTIVEHVKGDPLWSNQIVQLYVNDAGDIEIVPRVGNQQLVLGNAMKLDEKLERLVVFYKNILPRVGSDAYERVNVKYDGQIICERKEGWILDSLQTKMKMN, encoded by the coding sequence ATGCTTAACACATTGCGCAATATACCTTGGAGGCTAATAGGCTACGCCTGTTTGGTGGTCGTTGCGCTGGTCGGGGTAGGTATGTTGATGAGCTTGGTGAAAAAGAAGGATAATGCGCAGGTGTGCACCGCGATGCGTGTGATGGTAGAAGGCAAAGAGGCATTTATCGATCAGCACGACATTTCGGACTTGGTGAAGGCTAAGTTCGGTAGCGTTGTCGGGAAGACACTGTTGCAGATTCCGATTGAAGAAATAGAGCAGGCATTGATGCAATTGCCTTACGTATCGGCGGCAGAAATATATGTGGATATGGACGGCGTGCTCCAAATTTCTGTCCAACAACGCGAGGTTGTCTTACGGATTGTCAATAGAGCCGGAAATGAATATTATATCGATACCAAAGGAGCAAAGGTGCCGGTGACATTACGTTACGTTCCACATGTGCTCGTGGCGAATGGAAACATTAAAGAAGGGTATAAGAAAGCGTTGGACACGATAGAAACTAAATTGGTCAAAGATTTGGTGACCATTGTTGAGCATGTGAAAGGAGATCCATTATGGAGCAACCAGATTGTGCAGCTTTATGTCAATGACGCTGGCGATATAGAAATTGTCCCGCGAGTGGGTAATCAGCAATTGGTGTTGGGAAATGCCATGAAATTGGATGAAAAATTAGAAAGACTGGTCGTTTTCTATAAAAATATTTTACCGCGCGTGGGCTCGGATGCCTATGAAAGAGTAAATGTAAAGTATGATGGCCAGATCATCTGTGAGCGTAAAGAAGGGTGGATACTCGATAGCTTGCAGACAAAAATGAAAATGAATTAA
- the mraY gene encoding phospho-N-acetylmuramoyl-pentapeptide-transferase, whose amino-acid sequence MLYYLFSWLQEHVHIPGAGLFQYISFRTAMAVIVSLIITTVYGGRLIRALHNRQVGETVRDLGLEGEKQKAGTPTMGGLIIIAGILIPTLLFAKLDNIYVIIMIVTTVWMGAIGFLDDYIKVFKKNKEGLAGRFKVIGQVGLGTLIAITMYFHPEIVSRQEVTNPTSTRAVQIMTDTQTGERYYAENVKSTKTNIPFYKNNEFDYAKVLSMFGLKGSLVTFIVFLVVVVFIVTAVSNGANITDGIDGLATGTSAIIGITLAILAYVSGNVIFSDYLNIMYIPNSGELVIFAGAFVGACTGFLWYNAFPAQVFMGDTGSLAIGGIIAAFAILIRKELLIPVLCGVFLLENVSVILQVSYFKYTKKKYGEGRRIFLMSPLHHHYQKKGYHESKIVMRFFIVSIILAIVTIVTLKTR is encoded by the coding sequence ATGTTATATTATTTATTTAGCTGGCTACAAGAACATGTGCATATTCCCGGTGCAGGGTTGTTTCAGTACATCTCGTTCCGTACGGCTATGGCTGTTATTGTTTCGTTGATTATTACCACGGTATATGGCGGTCGGCTTATTCGCGCCTTGCATAACAGGCAAGTCGGAGAGACTGTTCGCGACCTCGGGCTGGAAGGCGAGAAACAAAAGGCCGGAACACCTACCATGGGTGGTTTGATCATCATTGCGGGGATCCTTATTCCTACATTGCTATTCGCTAAATTGGATAATATTTATGTGATCATCATGATCGTGACGACGGTCTGGATGGGTGCAATTGGATTTTTAGATGATTATATCAAGGTCTTCAAGAAAAACAAAGAGGGTCTTGCAGGGCGTTTCAAGGTTATTGGTCAGGTTGGGTTGGGGACGTTGATCGCAATTACGATGTATTTTCATCCCGAGATTGTGTCGCGTCAAGAAGTCACAAATCCTACCTCAACACGTGCGGTACAAATCATGACCGATACGCAAACGGGCGAGCGTTATTATGCCGAGAATGTGAAATCGACGAAGACGAATATCCCCTTTTATAAAAACAATGAATTCGACTATGCAAAGGTTTTGAGCATGTTTGGTCTAAAAGGTAGTTTGGTCACGTTTATTGTTTTTCTCGTGGTAGTTGTTTTTATCGTTACCGCGGTTTCAAATGGTGCGAATATCACCGATGGAATTGATGGATTGGCTACTGGTACTTCTGCAATCATTGGTATTACCTTGGCTATTTTGGCCTATGTGTCGGGTAACGTTATTTTCTCGGACTACCTCAATATCATGTATATCCCGAACTCTGGCGAACTGGTGATTTTTGCGGGAGCATTTGTTGGAGCTTGTACTGGTTTTTTGTGGTACAACGCCTTTCCAGCACAAGTTTTCATGGGAGATACGGGAAGTTTGGCAATTGGTGGTATCATAGCGGCTTTTGCTATTTTGATTCGTAAGGAATTGCTGATACCGGTGTTGTGCGGTGTGTTTCTTTTAGAGAACGTGTCCGTCATTCTGCAGGTTTCCTACTTCAAATACACAAAAAAGAAATATGGGGAAGGGAGGCGTATTTTTCTAATGTCTCCATTACACCACCATTATCAGAAAAAAGGATATCATGAATCCAAGATTGTTATGCGCTTCTTTATCGTATCCATCATCTTGGCCATTGTAACAATTGTCACATTAAAAACTAGGTAA
- the murC gene encoding UDP-N-acetylmuramate--L-alanine ligase produces MNLDHIKRVYLLGIGGIGMSGLARYFHHLGCEVKGYDKTETDLTQALAQEGIEVIYQDDVSLIPDAYQVLSPETLLIFTPAVPKDLGLKNFFLDRGFTLYKRSEVLGIISASRFTIAVAGTHGKTTTSTMIAHILKDSGYDCSAFLGGISSNYNSNVLYGANNVVVVEADEYDRSFLTLHPNIAVVTSADADHLDIYGDEQHLIDSFNLFLERVVDDGLSIVKKGLPFTGTLSYAKEEVCDAYAKNIRVVSGEFYFDYIGKDDVSLADLHLGIPGLHNVENAVAAITVALALQIDEAAIRQALTSFRGAKRRFEYIVRTATATYIDDYAHHPEELRAFLESMRKLYPSKKLTVIFQPHLFSRTRDFIDGFAEVLGMADELLLMDIYPARELPIEGVNSAWLLDKIDLENKRLVTPAMVLDIVKEEKPDLVVTVGAGDIDRLVKPLKELLQHA; encoded by the coding sequence ATGAATCTCGATCATATAAAACGTGTTTATCTCCTCGGAATCGGAGGAATTGGTATGAGCGGTTTAGCTCGTTACTTTCATCATTTGGGCTGTGAGGTGAAAGGTTATGACAAGACGGAAACGGACTTGACCCAAGCGTTGGCGCAAGAGGGGATAGAGGTGATCTATCAAGACGATGTGTCTTTAATTCCCGATGCTTACCAAGTGCTGTCTCCAGAAACATTGTTGATTTTTACGCCTGCGGTGCCAAAAGATCTGGGATTGAAAAACTTTTTCCTAGATAGAGGATTTACACTGTATAAGCGATCCGAGGTTTTAGGTATTATCAGTGCGAGTCGGTTTACGATTGCTGTTGCAGGAACACATGGTAAGACAACGACTTCTACAATGATTGCGCACATTTTAAAAGATTCAGGCTATGACTGCTCGGCTTTCCTCGGTGGAATCAGTTCGAATTATAACAGCAATGTATTGTACGGCGCGAATAATGTCGTAGTGGTTGAGGCGGATGAGTATGATCGCTCGTTCCTCACCCTGCACCCCAATATCGCGGTCGTAACCTCGGCGGATGCTGACCATTTGGATATTTATGGTGATGAGCAACATTTGATTGATTCTTTCAATTTGTTTTTGGAGAGGGTGGTGGATGATGGTTTGTCGATCGTAAAAAAAGGTCTTCCATTCACTGGGACGTTGAGCTATGCCAAAGAGGAGGTGTGCGACGCTTACGCTAAAAATATTCGCGTAGTATCTGGTGAATTTTATTTCGATTATATCGGAAAGGATGATGTTTCATTGGCGGATTTACATCTAGGGATCCCCGGTCTTCATAATGTGGAAAATGCTGTTGCAGCCATCACCGTAGCGTTAGCATTGCAGATCGATGAGGCAGCTATTCGCCAGGCTCTAACTTCTTTTCGCGGCGCAAAACGCCGCTTTGAATACATCGTGCGTACAGCGACCGCTACATACATCGATGACTATGCACACCATCCGGAAGAGTTGCGCGCCTTTTTGGAATCCATGAGAAAGCTGTATCCTTCGAAAAAGCTAACCGTGATCTTTCAGCCGCATTTGTTCAGCCGCACAAGAGATTTTATCGACGGCTTTGCTGAAGTGTTAGGAATGGCGGATGAGCTTCTGTTGATGGATATCTATCCTGCGCGCGAGTTGCCGATAGAAGGCGTTAACTCGGCATGGCTGCTGGATAAAATTGACTTGGAGAATAAGCGCTTGGTAACCCCTGCAATGGTATTGGATATCGTGAAGGAGGAAAAACCCGACTTGGTCGTGACGGTTGGTGCCGGCGACATTGATAGACTTGTGAAGCCTTTAAAGGAATTGTTACAACATGCTTAA
- the murD gene encoding UDP-N-acetylmuramoyl-L-alanine--D-glutamate ligase, with protein MPNIATTYYPQSGFLVVLGAGESGVGAAVLAKDKGFDVFVSDKGPIAEHYKATLLAEGIAFEELQHSEERILQAELVVKSPGIPEKAPLVKALKASNVPVISEIEFAAQYTDAKLYCITGSNGKSTTTMLTYYMLQKAGVNVGLAGNIGKSFALQVAREDYDIYVLEISSFMLDDMYQFRADVAVILNITPDHLDRYDYRLENYVASKFRMVRNQTEADYFIYCLDDEETAKALPLYETKALHLPFTQREVLERGAYLDEHKNIVINIPNKEIFAMNIEELSLQGKHNVYNNMASGLVAKAMELRNQTMKESMSSYVNIEHRLEHVACIGGVNYINDSKATNVNSVWYALESFSPDIILIMGGVDKGNDYEMLRDLVKAKVKAIVCIGKDTVRIHESFEDDTDVIVNSSSMQEAVEMASHLSKKGDTVLLSPACASFDWFKNYEERGDKFKEAVMAL; from the coding sequence ATGCCCAATATAGCAACGACATATTATCCGCAATCGGGATTTTTAGTGGTGTTGGGCGCGGGCGAAAGCGGTGTCGGCGCAGCTGTATTGGCTAAAGATAAAGGCTTCGATGTGTTCGTGTCGGACAAGGGACCGATAGCAGAGCACTACAAGGCAACATTGTTGGCTGAAGGGATCGCTTTCGAGGAGCTGCAGCATAGTGAAGAACGTATTTTGCAGGCGGAGCTCGTGGTGAAGAGTCCAGGAATACCGGAGAAAGCACCTTTGGTGAAAGCTCTGAAGGCATCTAATGTGCCTGTGATCTCAGAGATTGAGTTTGCTGCTCAGTATACGGATGCTAAGCTGTATTGTATCACGGGATCGAACGGCAAATCGACGACGACCATGCTGACATACTACATGTTGCAGAAGGCAGGCGTGAACGTGGGATTGGCAGGTAATATAGGTAAAAGCTTTGCTCTTCAAGTAGCTCGAGAAGACTATGACATATATGTCCTAGAGATATCCAGCTTTATGTTGGACGATATGTATCAATTTAGGGCTGATGTTGCCGTCATCCTGAACATTACGCCCGATCATTTGGATCGCTACGATTATCGATTGGAGAATTACGTGGCCTCCAAATTTAGGATGGTGCGCAATCAAACGGAAGCAGATTATTTTATCTATTGCTTGGATGATGAAGAGACGGCGAAAGCACTGCCGTTGTATGAAACGAAAGCACTACACCTTCCTTTTACGCAAAGGGAAGTGCTAGAGCGAGGTGCTTATTTGGACGAACATAAAAATATTGTAATTAACATACCTAACAAAGAAATTTTTGCGATGAATATTGAAGAACTATCATTACAGGGAAAACATAACGTCTACAATAACATGGCGTCGGGCTTGGTTGCCAAAGCTATGGAGTTGCGCAACCAGACGATGAAGGAAAGTATGAGTTCATATGTCAATATTGAACATCGCTTAGAGCATGTGGCCTGTATCGGAGGGGTGAACTATATCAACGATTCGAAAGCGACAAATGTCAATTCGGTTTGGTATGCACTGGAAAGCTTCTCTCCCGACATTATCCTTATTATGGGAGGTGTGGATAAAGGGAACGATTATGAGATGCTTCGTGACTTGGTGAAAGCGAAGGTAAAAGCGATTGTGTGCATTGGAAAAGATACCGTGCGCATTCATGAATCCTTTGAAGATGATACGGATGTTATTGTGAACAGCTCTTCGATGCAAGAAGCAGTAGAGATGGCGTCGCACCTATCGAAAAAAGGCGATACGGTGTTGTTATCACCGGCTTGTGCAAGCTTTGACTGGTTCAAGAACTACGAAGAAAGAGGCGATAAATTTAAAGAAGCAGTAATGGCATTGTAA
- the ftsA gene encoding cell division protein FtsA, which produces MKPRLAENEKENPIIVGLDIGTTKICVTVGRRSGSTKIELLGVGKAESSGVNRGVVANIQKTVSSIREAVAIAEGQSNVDIKVVNVGIAGQHIKSIQHRGILTKRDYDEVGRLDVEQLISDMYKLVLPPGEEIIHVLPQEFTIDNEPGIKEPIGMAGRRVEANFHIISGRVTDIRNIKRCVDNADLEVSSLVLEPLASSEAVLDEEEKTAGVVLVDIGGGTTDVAIFHEGIIRHTAVIPLGGNIVTEDIKQGCSVLRNQAEQLKVRYGSALADENKDNEVICVPGIRGREAKEISVKNLAYIIQARMEEIIEHVYYEIKSSGYEDRLIAGIVITGGGAQLKHLVQLVEYITGIGCRIGYPNEYLAKTEMLNKQALEELKSPMYATSIGLLIKGVQAIEEDEATQQEMVTKKVSKEKVTEIAEEKRKKESWFTKILSDFIKDDAGIDDDTFIGKK; this is translated from the coding sequence ATGAAACCAAGATTAGCAGAAAACGAAAAGGAGAATCCGATCATCGTAGGATTGGATATCGGAACCACGAAGATTTGCGTGACAGTGGGTCGTCGTAGTGGTAGTACGAAGATTGAGCTGTTGGGGGTGGGGAAAGCCGAGTCTTCAGGTGTGAATCGCGGAGTGGTTGCCAACATTCAAAAGACCGTAAGCAGTATCCGGGAAGCCGTCGCCATTGCGGAAGGTCAATCGAATGTGGATATTAAAGTCGTTAACGTAGGTATCGCCGGACAGCATATCAAAAGTATTCAGCACCGCGGTATTCTTACCAAGCGCGATTACGATGAGGTAGGTCGATTAGATGTAGAGCAATTGATCTCGGATATGTACAAGTTGGTGCTTCCTCCAGGGGAAGAGATTATCCATGTACTACCGCAGGAATTTACCATCGATAACGAGCCGGGAATTAAAGAGCCTATCGGGATGGCGGGCCGTCGTGTGGAAGCTAATTTCCATATCATCTCGGGCCGGGTCACGGATATCCGTAATATCAAACGCTGTGTGGATAATGCTGATCTTGAAGTGTCTTCGTTGGTATTGGAACCTCTTGCCTCGTCTGAAGCTGTGTTGGACGAAGAAGAGAAAACTGCTGGTGTTGTGCTGGTTGATATTGGTGGCGGTACTACGGATGTAGCCATCTTCCATGAAGGTATAATTCGCCACACGGCAGTTATTCCTTTAGGCGGAAATATTGTTACAGAAGATATTAAACAAGGTTGTTCGGTGTTGCGCAACCAAGCGGAGCAACTTAAAGTTCGTTACGGATCTGCGTTGGCCGATGAAAATAAAGATAACGAGGTAATCTGCGTGCCCGGTATCCGTGGACGTGAAGCGAAAGAGATTTCGGTTAAGAATCTAGCCTATATTATTCAGGCACGGATGGAAGAAATCATTGAGCACGTATATTATGAAATCAAATCATCAGGCTATGAAGATCGTTTGATTGCTGGCATCGTTATCACTGGTGGCGGTGCACAGTTGAAGCATTTGGTGCAGTTGGTAGAGTATATCACCGGCATAGGTTGTCGCATCGGCTATCCGAACGAATATTTGGCGAAGACTGAAATGCTAAATAAGCAAGCCTTGGAGGAGTTGAAAAGCCCGATGTATGCTACTTCGATCGGTTTATTGATAAAAGGGGTGCAAGCCATTGAGGAAGATGAGGCTACTCAACAGGAGATGGTGACGAAGAAAGTGAGCAAAGAAAAGGTTACCGAAATCGCAGAAGAAAAGCGTAAAAAAGAGAGTTGGTTCACCAAAATCCTCTCCGATTTTATCAAGGATGATGCGGGAATAGATGACGATACTTTTATCGGGAAAAAGTAA